A single genomic interval of Pyrobaculum arsenaticum DSM 13514 harbors:
- the glyS gene encoding glycine--tRNA ligase, with translation MRRAELLEEIIKRRLLYWPSSEIYGGVGGFYDYGPLGVQLRRNIVEKWRRTFVLPFQDLIIEVETPIIMPEPVFKASGHLDHFTDYVVGCTKCGRKYRADHLVEEELAKRGLKISTEGLSAAELERLIVEHRIVCPNCGGPLGRVESFNLLFKTTIGPYSENAGYLRPETAQGIFVAFPRLAEYVGRRHPFGVAQIGRVARNEISPRGGLMRLREFTQMEIELFFDPQNPKCPYFAEVEGLEIPIVPEEFVAKGQTEPLFLTAREVAARGYANEWMAFFMALAAKFLKELGVPLERQKFLGKLPHERAHYSAKSYDQMVLTERFGWVEVSGHAYRTDYDLSGHMRHSGREMYLERRLPAPKEVEVVRIYPNPNAIREKYGDRIGEVIKAIKENEAYVAKTFGEGKQEVTVGEYIVTRDMVFIKTEKRKTDLEKFIPHVVEPSFGLDRIMYAVLEYAVAEEGGRVYLRLPADVAPINVCILPIVKRQDYVEIGRSLRKELATEGFLAWYDDEGTIGSRYAACDEIGVPLAVTIDERTPTDGTVTIRDRDTRKQVRIGLRDVAKFLAAVRKGTSFDEAAKALGATPV, from the coding sequence ATGCGCCGAGCTGAGCTACTGGAAGAAATTATAAAACGCCGCTTGCTCTACTGGCCCTCATCTGAGATTTACGGCGGCGTGGGCGGCTTCTACGACTATGGCCCGCTGGGGGTTCAGCTGAGGCGGAACATAGTGGAGAAGTGGCGCCGAACCTTCGTCTTGCCCTTCCAAGACCTCATAATTGAGGTGGAGACGCCCATAATTATGCCGGAGCCCGTCTTCAAGGCGTCGGGCCACCTTGACCACTTCACCGACTACGTGGTGGGGTGCACCAAGTGCGGGAGGAAATACAGAGCCGACCACCTTGTGGAGGAGGAGCTGGCCAAGAGGGGCCTCAAGATATCCACAGAGGGTCTCTCGGCGGCTGAGCTGGAGCGCTTAATAGTGGAGCACAGAATTGTCTGCCCCAACTGCGGCGGCCCTCTCGGGAGGGTTGAGTCTTTTAACCTCCTCTTCAAGACGACGATTGGGCCCTACAGCGAAAACGCAGGCTATCTAAGACCCGAAACGGCTCAGGGAATATTCGTAGCTTTTCCCCGCCTCGCGGAGTACGTGGGGCGACGCCACCCCTTCGGCGTTGCGCAGATAGGGAGGGTGGCGCGCAACGAGATCTCGCCTCGGGGCGGACTCATGAGGCTGAGGGAATTCACACAGATGGAGATAGAGCTCTTCTTCGACCCTCAGAACCCCAAGTGTCCCTACTTCGCCGAGGTGGAGGGGCTTGAAATCCCTATCGTGCCGGAGGAGTTCGTGGCTAAGGGTCAGACAGAGCCCCTTTTCCTAACGGCGAGGGAAGTAGCGGCGAGGGGATACGCAAACGAGTGGATGGCCTTCTTCATGGCCCTAGCCGCCAAGTTCCTCAAAGAGCTGGGAGTTCCCCTGGAGAGGCAGAAGTTCTTGGGTAAGCTCCCACACGAGAGGGCCCACTACTCGGCTAAGTCCTACGACCAGATGGTGTTGACAGAGCGCTTCGGCTGGGTGGAGGTATCGGGCCACGCCTACCGCACCGACTACGACCTCTCCGGCCATATGAGGCACAGCGGCCGTGAGATGTACCTAGAGAGGCGTCTTCCAGCCCCTAAGGAGGTAGAAGTGGTGAGGATCTATCCCAACCCCAACGCCATAAGGGAGAAGTACGGGGATAGAATAGGAGAGGTCATAAAGGCAATAAAAGAAAACGAGGCGTATGTAGCTAAGACATTCGGCGAGGGGAAGCAAGAGGTGACCGTTGGCGAGTACATCGTAACTCGTGACATGGTATTTATAAAGACAGAGAAGCGCAAAACCGACCTCGAGAAGTTTATCCCGCATGTGGTGGAGCCTTCTTTTGGCCTCGATAGGATTATGTACGCGGTTTTGGAATACGCAGTGGCGGAAGAGGGTGGGCGCGTCTACTTGAGGCTCCCGGCAGACGTCGCGCCTATCAACGTGTGTATCCTGCCCATTGTCAAAAGGCAGGACTACGTGGAGATAGGCCGGTCTCTGCGGAAGGAACTGGCGACGGAGGGCTTTTTAGCATGGTACGACGACGAGGGAACAATCGGCAGTCGATACGCGGCGTGTGACGAAATCGGTGTGCCGCTTGCGGTGACGATTGACGAGAGGACCCCAACAGACGGCACCGTCACCATACGCGACAGGGATACCCGCAAGCAGGTGCGGATAGGGCTGAGGGACGTGGCGAAATTCTTGGCGGCGGTTAGGAAAGGCACCTCTTTTGACGAGGCGGCTAAGGCCCTCGGCGCCACGCCTGTCTAA
- a CDS encoding cation diffusion facilitator family transporter yields the protein MRPSTRLWLASLYLFIMGTVSLSYTLVELLLGWMYQSLLVISDAFHGFMDAAVAYIAGFGLYYASRRGKSFPWDLYRLESLLTLLLVLAVVILYTYMVATSPAPSTEPTPLWMALLLLAGGAMTYLIYLWERHNYKILRLEILKADAVHAKVDSILSGASTLAVVMSNLLHVTIAETIAVFAIYAYVIFEFSRLAKEATYGILGALYKDTELEGKIRDSLTELGVPIDVKIRRAGSFLVVHALVGVSPEMTVGKLHSVRSRAIKAISKLHPLIVHVDIKVVPRRKIFKRAERGGRA from the coding sequence ATGCGCCCCTCTACGAGGCTGTGGCTTGCGTCTCTTTACTTGTTTATAATGGGCACAGTATCCCTTTCATACACCTTAGTAGAGCTTCTGCTCGGGTGGATGTACCAGAGTCTCTTGGTCATAAGCGATGCGTTCCACGGCTTTATGGATGCGGCGGTGGCGTATATAGCCGGTTTCGGCCTCTACTACGCGTCGAGGAGGGGCAAGTCATTTCCCTGGGATCTTTACAGACTCGAAAGCCTCTTGACATTATTATTGGTGCTGGCAGTGGTAATCCTCTATACATATATGGTTGCTACGTCTCCTGCGCCGAGCACTGAGCCGACTCCCCTCTGGATGGCCTTGCTACTGTTAGCCGGGGGCGCAATGACATATCTCATATATCTTTGGGAAAGACACAACTACAAGATTCTGCGTCTGGAGATCCTCAAGGCCGATGCTGTGCACGCTAAGGTGGACTCCATCCTCTCAGGTGCGTCCACCTTGGCAGTAGTAATGAGCAACTTATTACATGTAACTATAGCGGAGACTATTGCGGTATTTGCGATATATGCCTACGTGATTTTCGAATTTTCAAGACTCGCTAAAGAGGCTACATACGGCATCTTGGGCGCTCTCTACAAAGATACTGAACTAGAGGGAAAGATTAGAGACTCTTTAACAGAACTCGGCGTTCCGATAGACGTAAAGATAAGAAGAGCCGGTAGCTTCTTAGTAGTTCACGCACTAGTCGGCGTCTCACCAGAGATGACAGTGGGAAAACTCCACAGCGTCAGATCCAGGGCAATTAAAGCAATATCAAAGCTACATCCCCTAATAGTCCACGTAGACATTAAGGTAGTGCCGAGACGCAAAATCTTTAAGCGGGCGGAGAGGGGAGGGCGTGCTTAA
- the speB gene encoding agmatinase has protein sequence MLKAICRESDVKLIGAPMEDTVSFRPGTRFAPQRIRQILPYLEYTTLFGNVAKPLCDLGDVELLQGRPEENVEMIKKALQKAEPPFLMLGGEHTVTYAALKVVKPDTYVHIDAHFDLRNEWPPGQRLSHATFARRAHEELGFYAIYIGVRAYDDEERKYAEEAGFFVVRGSDFTREVVSDAVSTASGRVYLSLDIDVLDPSEAPGVGTPEAGGLTFKKLEYLLTDLMLALKPVAVDIVEYSPPNDVSDITATKVARLLMHMASLLQKQ, from the coding sequence GTGCTTAAAGCAATCTGCCGCGAAAGCGACGTAAAGCTAATCGGGGCACCAATGGAGGACACAGTGAGCTTCAGGCCAGGGACGCGCTTTGCTCCCCAGAGGATAAGGCAGATTTTGCCGTATCTGGAATATACCACGCTGTTTGGCAACGTGGCGAAGCCCTTGTGCGACTTAGGCGACGTCGAGTTGCTACAAGGCAGGCCGGAGGAAAACGTGGAGATGATAAAAAAGGCGTTGCAGAAGGCAGAGCCGCCCTTTCTCATGCTCGGCGGGGAGCACACGGTGACATACGCCGCGTTGAAAGTCGTCAAGCCGGATACCTACGTGCATATAGACGCCCACTTCGACCTCCGCAACGAGTGGCCTCCCGGGCAGAGGCTCTCGCACGCCACCTTCGCCCGGAGAGCCCACGAGGAGCTCGGATTCTACGCCATATACATAGGCGTGAGGGCCTACGATGACGAGGAGCGGAAATATGCAGAGGAAGCAGGCTTCTTCGTAGTTAGGGGTAGCGACTTCACTAGAGAAGTGGTTTCCGATGCCGTGTCGACCGCCTCCGGGAGGGTATACCTAAGCCTAGACATAGACGTCCTTGACCCTTCCGAGGCGCCGGGCGTCGGCACCCCGGAAGCAGGGGGGCTCACTTTCAAAAAACTGGAATACCTATTAACGGACCTCATGCTGGCTCTTAAGCCCGTGGCCGTGGACATCGTTGAATACTCCCCGCCTAACGACGTGTCGGACATAACAGCCACAAAGGTAGCTAGACTTCTCATGCACATGGCGTCGCTCCTACAAAAACAGTGA
- a CDS encoding nicotinamide-nucleotide adenylyltransferase yields the protein MRALLVGRFQPLHWGHVKVVEWLLTHYDEVVIAIGSADKSLTADNPFTPGERIEMFRRHFGANCRLLYCAVPDTNGPTSLWGAYLRHWCPQHHVVYSNNPWVAAALSFWGIEVRTHPRFGEYSATSIRALIAQGSDEWRQMVPPAVAEYLEEIGAVERIRSLYAAEKTFK from the coding sequence GTGCGGGCGCTGTTAGTAGGGCGCTTCCAACCTCTCCACTGGGGCCACGTAAAGGTCGTAGAATGGCTACTTACACATTACGATGAGGTGGTGATCGCGATAGGCTCTGCAGATAAGTCGCTGACGGCGGACAACCCCTTCACCCCAGGTGAGCGAATTGAGATGTTCAGGAGGCACTTTGGCGCCAACTGCCGCCTCCTCTATTGCGCCGTGCCGGACACAAACGGCCCCACGAGTCTCTGGGGTGCATATCTGCGCCACTGGTGCCCCCAGCACCACGTGGTCTATTCCAACAACCCATGGGTGGCGGCCGCCCTCTCCTTTTGGGGGATAGAGGTCAGAACCCATCCCCGTTTCGGCGAGTACTCCGCCACCTCGATAAGGGCGTTAATTGCCCAGGGAAGTGATGAGTGGAGACAAATGGTCCCCCCCGCAGTGGCCGAGTACTTAGAGGAGATAGGTGCAGTGGAGAGGATCAGATCTCTATACGCCGCCGAAAAAACGTTTAAATAG
- a CDS encoding DNA-directed RNA polymerase subunit P: MVEERKLYICMRCGRTFSRSEMEILPGIRCPYCNFKIIMKVRSPTVKRIPAV, encoded by the coding sequence GTGGTCGAGGAGAGGAAGCTCTACATATGCATGCGCTGTGGCCGCACTTTCAGTAGATCGGAAATGGAGATCCTCCCAGGTATTAGATGTCCTTACTGTAACTTCAAGATCATAATGAAGGTGCGGTCACCAACGGTCAAGAGAATCCCGGCTGTCTAA
- a CDS encoding sn-glycerol-1-phosphate dehydrogenase translates to MKQLESFEIPRTVIFGPGAISKTPQVVAKHKAERILIISGKSVTANYANEVAHLLSGYSVDVVRYDEVDTSYSKYDLVLGVGGGRPIDVAKVYSYLHRAPLIVIPTSASHDGIASPYVSYALSQKMASHGKIVASPIAIIADTTVILNAPSRLLKAGIGDLLGKIVAVRDWQLAHRLKGEEYSEYAAHLALTSYRIVVSNAFRIKNFTKEEDVRVLVKALIGCGVAMGIAGSSRPCSGSEHLFAHAVELLLGEKNNEAIHGELVALGTVVMAYLHGMNWRRIKRVAKEVGLPTTLKQIGIDADVAIEALTTAHTLRPDRYTILGSGLGKEAARRALETTELI, encoded by the coding sequence GTGAAGCAACTTGAGAGTTTTGAGATCCCGAGAACAGTCATCTTTGGGCCAGGCGCAATTTCGAAAACCCCTCAAGTAGTTGCCAAGCACAAGGCGGAGAGAATCCTAATAATATCAGGTAAATCTGTTACTGCCAACTACGCCAATGAGGTCGCACATTTGCTATCAGGTTACAGCGTAGACGTGGTAAGATACGACGAGGTAGATACAAGCTATTCGAAATACGACTTAGTGTTGGGCGTCGGGGGCGGGAGGCCTATTGACGTGGCCAAAGTGTACTCATATCTGCATAGGGCTCCTCTAATAGTTATCCCCACTTCGGCCAGCCACGACGGAATTGCCTCGCCATACGTGTCGTATGCCCTATCCCAGAAAATGGCCTCGCATGGGAAAATAGTGGCATCTCCCATAGCGATAATAGCTGACACCACCGTAATCCTCAACGCGCCTTCTCGGTTGTTGAAAGCAGGAATAGGAGACCTCCTTGGAAAAATAGTTGCTGTACGTGATTGGCAACTTGCCCATAGGCTAAAAGGCGAGGAGTACAGCGAATACGCCGCCCACCTGGCGCTCACCAGCTATAGAATAGTGGTTTCTAACGCTTTCAGAATCAAGAACTTTACTAAGGAGGAAGATGTGAGAGTTTTAGTAAAGGCCCTTATAGGATGCGGCGTAGCTATGGGCATTGCAGGTTCATCGCGGCCGTGTAGTGGCTCTGAACACCTCTTTGCCCACGCCGTCGAGTTACTGCTAGGGGAGAAGAACAACGAGGCCATACACGGCGAGTTAGTAGCCCTAGGCACTGTGGTAATGGCCTACCTACATGGCATGAACTGGCGCCGGATAAAAAGAGTAGCAAAAGAGGTGGGGCTTCCAACTACTTTGAAACAGATAGGTATAGACGCAGATGTGGCTATAGAGGCCTTAACAACAGCACACACCCTCCGCCCAGATCGCTACACAATTTTAGGGAGTGGACTAGGGAAAGAGGCAGCCAGACGCGCCTTGGAAACTACAGAATTAATATAA
- a CDS encoding DJ-1/PfpI family protein — protein MPRALIYVIDMAKREEYSMLKNYLLKAGYEVKAAVGSRDVNINYDIDLMTTPPAEVAKVAEDFELLALAGGYKIYYYVLKKKPPLKMWDLNIDVEKLNTLVESFNKKGRVIVAPLAVPGYLAQLGLLKGKEATVYPITELINILKENGASFVNRQVVRSSNIITIKDITTTEEKDFLQVFREAT, from the coding sequence ATGCCTAGGGCTTTGATCTACGTAATTGACATGGCCAAAAGAGAGGAATATTCTATGTTGAAAAACTACCTTCTGAAAGCGGGCTATGAGGTAAAGGCCGCGGTGGGGTCCCGCGATGTTAACATAAACTACGATATTGACTTAATGACGACGCCCCCAGCGGAGGTGGCAAAAGTTGCAGAAGACTTCGAACTCTTGGCCTTGGCAGGCGGCTATAAGATCTATTACTACGTCCTTAAGAAAAAGCCCCCTCTAAAGATGTGGGATTTGAACATCGACGTAGAGAAGTTAAACACACTTGTAGAGAGCTTTAACAAGAAGGGCAGAGTTATAGTAGCCCCTCTTGCCGTGCCAGGCTACCTAGCACAGCTCGGCCTTCTTAAGGGCAAGGAGGCCACAGTTTACCCAATAACGGAGCTGATAAACATACTGAAGGAAAACGGCGCCAGTTTTGTAAATAGGCAAGTCGTAAGGAGTAGCAATATAATTACAATCAAAGACATCACAACAACAGAGGAAAAGGACTTCCTCCAAGTTTTCCGTGAAGCAACTTGA
- a CDS encoding adenylate kinase — protein MKVVLVAVPGSGKTTIMNYVRQKLPDVKIVNYGDVMLEISKKKFGIQHRDEMRKKIPIEEYRKIQEEAAEYIASLPGDVLIDTHASIKIGGGYYPGLPDRVVSKLKPDVILLVEYDPKDILERRKKDPDRFRDEESPEDIEMHQQANRYYAFAAANASESTVHVLSFRGKPQSRPYEHAEIAAEYIVSLFLKARQQKS, from the coding sequence ATGAAGGTAGTTCTAGTAGCTGTGCCTGGGAGCGGAAAGACAACTATAATGAACTATGTCAGGCAGAAACTTCCAGATGTCAAGATAGTAAACTACGGAGATGTAATGTTAGAAATTTCCAAAAAGAAATTTGGGATACAGCACAGAGATGAGATGAGAAAGAAAATACCAATAGAGGAGTATAGGAAAATCCAAGAAGAAGCCGCAGAGTACATCGCCTCCCTGCCCGGCGATGTCTTGATAGACACTCACGCCTCCATTAAGATAGGTGGCGGCTACTACCCAGGCCTCCCCGACAGAGTTGTTTCTAAGCTAAAGCCCGACGTGATATTGCTAGTCGAGTACGATCCCAAAGATATTCTCGAAAGACGCAAGAAAGACCCAGATAGGTTTAGAGATGAGGAATCCCCAGAAGACATTGAGATGCACCAACAAGCCAACAGATACTACGCCTTCGCGGCTGCAAATGCAAGCGAGAGCACAGTGCATGTACTAAGTTTTAGGGGGAAGCCGCAGAGCAGGCCGTATGAACATGCGGAGATAGCCGCGGAGTACATAGTCAGCCTTTTCTTAAAGGCTAGGCAGCAGAAGTCTTAA
- a CDS encoding orotidine 5'-phosphate decarboxylase / HUMPS family protein — MRLQVALDITDIRKAIQLTKDLCKVGLEVVEVGTPLIKTYGLPSVSAVKVACPKAEVVADLKTADVGALEARLAWEFGADWATVMGATNIETIEEFVKEGRGLGLKSIVDLIGVQNPEARAREILEVVRPDMFVVHLGIDVQKRTGLTFENLLDIATIIKGLGVGVGVAGGISEREIELILKRGVNVDVVIVGRAIVNDASPQLRYVNLSKALKEGIHRSL, encoded by the coding sequence GTGAGGCTACAAGTCGCGCTAGACATAACCGATATTAGAAAGGCGATACAGTTAACAAAAGATCTCTGCAAAGTTGGCCTTGAAGTGGTGGAGGTAGGCACCCCGTTGATCAAGACGTACGGATTACCGTCTGTGAGCGCGGTGAAAGTAGCGTGCCCCAAAGCCGAGGTGGTCGCCGACTTAAAAACTGCAGATGTAGGCGCACTTGAGGCGCGGCTTGCCTGGGAATTCGGCGCAGACTGGGCTACGGTTATGGGCGCCACGAATATCGAGACAATAGAGGAATTCGTAAAAGAGGGAAGAGGGCTTGGTTTGAAAAGCATAGTGGATCTCATAGGTGTCCAAAACCCCGAAGCTAGGGCAAGAGAAATACTAGAGGTGGTACGGCCTGACATGTTTGTAGTTCACCTCGGGATAGACGTACAGAAAAGAACAGGTCTTACGTTTGAAAATCTTCTGGATATTGCCACTATAATTAAAGGCTTGGGAGTCGGCGTAGGGGTAGCGGGGGGTATCTCAGAGCGCGAGATCGAGCTCATACTAAAAAGGGGGGTCAATGTAGATGTGGTTATAGTCGGAAGGGCTATTGTCAACGACGCTTCTCCTCAGCTGAGATATGTAAATTTGAGTAAAGCTTTAAAAGAAGGAATTCACAGAAGTTTATGA
- a CDS encoding archease, with protein MACVKPADYKYGEHTADVLIEAYGCTLEEAFRNAAIAYADLTYYTERVEPRLVKSLDIEYDDLEGLLFKWIDELLYLFDAEKFAISRKIEVMIEQDGGYRLRAIIYGETYDINKHGFTGLIVKAMTFHMLEIAKVGDYWKLQFVVDI; from the coding sequence GTGGCGTGTGTCAAGCCTGCTGATTACAAATATGGAGAGCACACCGCAGACGTCCTTATAGAGGCGTACGGCTGCACTCTGGAAGAGGCGTTTAGAAACGCGGCTATTGCCTATGCAGATCTGACATACTATACTGAGAGAGTTGAGCCTAGGCTTGTAAAGAGCCTCGATATCGAGTACGACGACTTAGAAGGCTTATTGTTTAAGTGGATTGACGAGTTACTCTACCTATTTGATGCCGAGAAATTTGCCATAAGCCGCAAGATTGAGGTGATGATAGAACAGGACGGCGGATATAGACTGAGGGCAATAATATATGGCGAAACTTACGACATAAATAAACATGGCTTCACAGGTCTCATAGTCAAGGCCATGACATTTCATATGTTAGAAATTGCAAAAGTCGGCGATTACTGGAAGTTGCAGTTTGTAGTGGACATATGA
- a CDS encoding aminoacyl-tRNA deacylase — MTRPLLEEIGEILRLGEPVRTVRQAAKAVGVDERKIVKTLVVKCGDEYRAYILRGVKRLDLEALGCRLATPEEVQSVTGYQIGGVPPVLAIPVFIDEELLGEDYVYGGGGDEYSLLRFKPRDLVERGFARPVKL; from the coding sequence ATGACGAGGCCGTTGCTGGAGGAAATAGGCGAAATCCTCAGATTAGGGGAGCCTGTACGCACAGTTAGACAAGCCGCAAAGGCCGTCGGCGTAGACGAGAGGAAAATCGTCAAGACGCTAGTGGTGAAATGCGGCGACGAATACAGGGCGTACATCTTACGGGGCGTTAAAAGACTAGACCTTGAAGCGCTAGGCTGTCGGCTGGCGACGCCGGAAGAGGTACAAAGCGTAACTGGTTATCAAATCGGCGGAGTGCCCCCAGTTCTGGCCATACCTGTCTTTATAGATGAGGAGCTTCTAGGAGAGGACTACGTCTACGGCGGAGGCGGCGACGAATACAGCCTACTAAGATTCAAACCCAGAGATTTGGTGGAGAGGGGGTTCGCGAGACCCGTGAAGCTGTGA
- the pheT gene encoding phenylalanine--tRNA ligase subunit beta, which yields MPVIDVAKFDLERLTRMNFGEVIRLLEHVKCEVEEDLGDRLKLEVTHDRPDHFSAEGLARTLKGVAGVEVGLPKIRLGASSIRLEAGHIEERPYISMAVVRGVRLDDEAVRQLIQLQEKLHETYGRGRRKIAIGYYDVSKIKPPIRYVRISQDDEYTPLGFDKPIKVREMYEATEQGRKYSHLINRERPPALVDSLDQIMVVIPVLGSECCKITDRSRDVLIDVTGTDPNAVTSALSILIYSLLERSETREVEVVEGGLTYVHRYVTIRTDEREVGSLLGVDITREDFVKYVAMARFGYQEGAVVVPPYRPNVLSWVDVAEEVAVMMGYNQFPREAPRIQSAGRRHRVEILTQEARKILLSMGFMEMNNYILADEAVEEICKPARVANPISELYSVVRCSIITQLIATATLVKRREIKLFEIGDVVRDGKTRRVAALLISRDGVTLTDGLSAVKALCHRLGLNCHFAEMSTAWALPGRVAEIRGDVEGYVAETSPDLLVKFKYGMPTVVAELYIG from the coding sequence GTGCCCGTTATAGACGTCGCCAAGTTTGACTTGGAGCGACTAACTCGCATGAATTTCGGCGAGGTGATTAGGCTACTGGAGCATGTTAAATGTGAGGTAGAGGAGGATCTGGGCGACAGGTTGAAACTTGAAGTTACCCACGACAGGCCAGACCACTTCTCTGCGGAAGGACTTGCGAGGACTCTTAAAGGCGTCGCCGGCGTGGAGGTTGGCCTCCCCAAGATAAGGCTAGGCGCCTCTAGTATAAGGCTAGAGGCTGGCCACATAGAGGAGAGGCCCTACATCTCTATGGCGGTGGTAAGAGGCGTGAGACTAGATGACGAGGCCGTGAGGCAATTGATCCAGTTGCAGGAAAAGCTACACGAGACCTACGGCCGGGGCAGGAGGAAGATAGCCATTGGCTACTACGATGTCTCCAAGATAAAACCCCCCATACGCTACGTCAGAATTTCCCAAGACGACGAGTACACTCCTCTGGGCTTTGATAAACCAATAAAGGTCAGGGAGATGTACGAAGCCACAGAACAGGGCCGGAAGTACAGCCACCTCATTAACAGAGAGCGCCCGCCCGCTCTTGTGGACTCTTTAGATCAAATAATGGTGGTCATACCTGTGCTAGGGTCAGAATGTTGTAAAATTACCGATCGCAGTAGAGACGTCTTGATAGACGTCACGGGCACAGACCCCAACGCTGTCACCTCCGCGTTGTCTATCCTGATATATTCATTGCTTGAGAGAAGCGAGACAAGGGAGGTAGAGGTAGTAGAAGGGGGCTTGACATATGTCCACAGGTACGTCACAATTAGAACAGATGAGCGAGAAGTGGGTAGCCTTCTTGGCGTCGACATTACCAGAGAGGATTTCGTAAAATACGTCGCGATGGCGCGTTTCGGATACCAAGAAGGAGCGGTTGTAGTCCCGCCTTATAGGCCAAATGTCTTGTCGTGGGTTGACGTGGCTGAGGAGGTGGCCGTAATGATGGGCTACAACCAGTTTCCAAGAGAGGCCCCGAGAATTCAGTCGGCAGGTAGGCGACACCGTGTGGAAATACTTACACAGGAGGCGCGTAAAATCCTCCTATCGATGGGCTTCATGGAGATGAATAACTACATATTAGCCGATGAGGCGGTTGAGGAGATCTGCAAGCCGGCGCGGGTGGCTAATCCAATATCTGAGCTGTACAGTGTGGTGAGGTGCTCGATAATAACACAGCTTATCGCCACTGCTACTTTGGTAAAGCGGAGGGAAATAAAGCTCTTCGAAATAGGCGACGTTGTGAGAGACGGAAAAACGAGACGCGTAGCGGCGTTGTTAATAAGCCGAGACGGCGTGACGCTCACAGATGGGCTCTCTGCAGTGAAGGCCTTATGCCACAGGTTAGGTCTTAACTGCCACTTCGCTGAGATGTCAACTGCCTGGGCCCTGCCCGGCCGTGTTGCTGAAATAAGGGGCGACGTAGAGGGTTATGTTGCGGAGACATCGCCGGACTTGCTAGTCAAGTTCAAATACGGGATGCCTACAGTTGTGGCGGAGCTGTACATTGGCTAA
- a CDS encoding DNA cytosine methyltransferase yields the protein MYNVIDIFSGGGGFGLGFRQAGFKIRVALDVDRDAVRTYSANHVNTVVLQRDIREVSYEDLVKYGEADVLIGSPPCEPFTSANPNRMEDPADRLYLDPAGQLTLEFIRIVGELRPKIFVMENVAALAEEPLRSYIEREFRRVGYEVYFNVLHAEDYGVPSRRRRVFVSNVEIRPPKTRIITVREALRDLPPPDSGLVPNHDTVTISMKKQYQIARLRPGEALMKYRGATGFYENYIRLRWDEVAPTVMGTRRFVHPEEHRVLTVREQARLMGYPDSYTFFGSKDSQYNQVGESVPPPLAYAIALEIRKYIDEKVYRRG from the coding sequence GTGTATAACGTTATTGATATATTTTCAGGTGGCGGCGGATTCGGGCTGGGTTTTAGACAGGCGGGTTTTAAAATAAGGGTGGCGCTTGATGTGGACAGAGACGCGGTCAGGACGTACAGCGCCAACCACGTAAACACGGTAGTGTTGCAGAGGGACATTAGGGAGGTGAGCTACGAGGATTTGGTCAAATACGGAGAGGCTGATGTGCTAATTGGGAGCCCTCCCTGCGAGCCGTTCACATCGGCAAATCCTAACAGAATGGAAGACCCCGCCGACAGGCTTTACCTCGATCCTGCCGGTCAGCTGACACTTGAATTTATCAGGATTGTAGGCGAACTCAGACCGAAGATCTTCGTCATGGAGAACGTAGCGGCGTTGGCAGAGGAGCCACTGAGGTCGTACATTGAAAGGGAATTCAGAAGGGTGGGCTACGAGGTGTACTTCAATGTACTCCACGCAGAGGACTACGGAGTCCCCAGCAGGAGGCGGAGGGTCTTCGTCTCAAACGTAGAAATTAGGCCACCTAAAACACGCATCATCACGGTCCGAGAGGCGTTGCGCGACCTGCCTCCCCCCGACAGCGGCCTAGTGCCTAACCACGACACGGTGACGATAAGCATGAAAAAACAGTATCAAATTGCCCGGCTGAGGCCTGGCGAGGCTTTAATGAAATACAGAGGAGCTACCGGTTTCTATGAAAACTACATCCGGCTACGCTGGGACGAGGTGGCACCCACCGTAATGGGTACCCGGAGATTTGTCCACCCGGAGGAACACAGAGTCCTCACAGTACGCGAGCAGGCTAGACTAATGGGCTACCCAGACTCATACACCTTCTTCGGCTCTAAAGACTCACAGTATAACCAAGTTGGAGAAAGCGTGCCGCCCCCGCTGGCTTATGCAATTGCGCTTGAGATACGAAAATATATAGACGAGAAGGTTTATCGACGTGGCTAG